The Geitlerinema sp. PCC 9228 genome segment CCGATTTGGGAAGATTGGAATATTTTTTGGGAACGTTGTAAGAATTTAGCTGTTGCGATCGCGCAAATCTACCATCCCCAAGCCAAATATCCTTTACTAAATATTTACGTAACCCAAGCCTACGGATTGATTCGGGGAACGGTAGACGATTTGGACCAGTGGATGCAGCAACTAACCCCAGTTCTCAACCAAATAACCGTTGCCCATGCCTATCGCGCTTACAAAACCTATCGGCAATTAGAACCATCGGCGAAAAAAGCCTTGCAGGTGTGGAACTGGGCGCAATGGATTCTCAATCCTGCGGCTGCGATCGCCAATTATGCCAGCAAACCCAGCAACAATCGGGCGAGTCAAGAACTCTTGGGCAATTTCAATCAAATTTTGCGGGAAGCAGCCCTGCGAACCTTATGCCAGCAAGCGATTTCTCTCTACGGCGGTGAAGATTTGCGGGACCAAGTATCCTTTGCCCCCAGTTCCGACAGTTCCCAACTGGCTGAAAACAAGACCCAAACCTTACAAGAAATCATCGAACAAGCGGAACCCAGCGAACAAATCGAACAAAAACCCGTTAGCATCTTACTGGTGGGGCGTACGGGGGCTGGTAAAAGCAGTACCATCAATACCCTATTTCAAGCAGATAAAGCGGCTGTAGACGTATTGCCCAGTACCGACCAAGTACAAAGCTACCAGTGGCAAGCCCCCACCGGCGAGACTCTAACCTTATGGGATACCCCCGGATACGAACAAGCCCAAGGGGAAGATTTGCGGCAAGCCACCTTAGAATGCGCCCGCCAAGCCGATGTCTTGTTGTTGGTTACCCCAGCGTTAGACCCGGCTTTGCAAATGGATGTGGATTTCTTGCAAGAAGTACAAGGGGAACTGGAAGATTTGCCTACTCTTGTCATTGTTACCCAAGTAGACCGCTTGCGACCGTTGCGGGAATGGCAGCCTCCCTACGATTGGGAAAACGGCGATCGCCCCAAAGAACGGTCCATTCGCGAAGCTACGGCTTATCGGCAAGAAGTTCTCGGCGATCGCGCCCGGGGGATTTTGCCCTTGGTTGCCGCAGACAAAAATAGCGATCGCAGTGCTTGGAATGTCGATCGACTCTCGGTTGCCCTCATGGAAGCCATCGACCCCGCCAAACAATCCCGGCTGGCAAGATTTTTACGCGACCGGCGATCGCGGATAGAAGCCACCGCCAAAGTCATCGACCGCTATACCTTTCAAATGTCTACCACCCAAGGGCTAACCGCCATGTTGAAAAGCCCAATTTTGAGCTTTCTTTCTACCATGACCACCGGTTCGCCGACATTGGCTCGTTTGCTGGCGGAACAAATTCCCGTAGAACAGCTACCCATGGCCATTGGCAAGTTACAAATGGCCTACGAACTGTTCTCTCTGGTAGGTCCGGAAGATGTGGGACCGTTTGATTTTGATCTGCTATCCCTATGGCCGTTGCTGTTGGCAAACCAAGAAGACCCCGACCGCAATGCTTGGGCGTTCGGTCATGCAGTGGTGGAATATTGGACCGCCGAACTCACGGCAACGCAACTGCAAAAGCGATTCCAGGAATATTTGCAACCCCCAGGATAGGCTACTGGGAAGGAGAAATTTGCTCTTGGAACTGTTGAAAGCTGCCGGGGGCAACCTGCGACCAAATCCAAATGCCGACGCTGGTACTCACCACCACCGCCACCGCCAAACTTACCAAGGCCACCGCCGGGGAAATGGGAGAACGACGGCGCGATGCCCGGGGGGTAGCGGTTGCAAACAGTGATTGGGAGGATGCCGACATTTCTTCCGCAGTGCGATCGCGCTCTTGTGGGGAAAACAGTTCCACTTGCGGGGCAGCCACAAAATTGTGACAAAGCACCACGGAAACATTATCCTCACCATTACATTCATTTGCCCGATCGATAAATTGTTTAACCGCTGTTTCTAAAGAAAGGTTTCCCGATAAAAGCTGGGGAGAAAAATTCGACCATTCTCTCTCCAGCCAATCGCCATCGCTCAACCCATCGGAACATAGGAGCAAAATGCCATCTTCATCTAATATGAATCGTTGGATAGTGGGATGCAAAGAAGTCCCAACTTTGGTTCCTAAAGCTTGGGTCAGTGCCCCCCCATCGGAACGCTGGTTGGCGGCACTGGGAAAACTCCGTCCTTGGCGAACTTCCCGAGTGGCGATGGTATCATCTAAAGTCAGCAAATGGCAAGCATCTTTGGTCAGCCAATAAGCACGACTATCGCCCACATGGACCAAATAAACTTCTCGGTAACTTTGACAGGCAACTCCCGGTTCCCCCGTACGCACGTATGCAGACGGCGATAAGGAAAACGCCATGGCGAGGGTAGTCCCCATGCGTTTGCGGTTGGTGCGTTCTTGTTTGTCGTTTTCGGCGGCAATGAGATTGTTAACCACGCGCAAGATAGCAGCCAGCTGTTCGCCAATCTGCTGCGGTGTCATGCTTTCTTCTTTGGCTACTTGTTGTAAAAAAGCTGGGATTTCCAAACGTAAAGCTTGCTTGGCTAAGCGACTGGCCACCTCTCCCCCTTCATGACCACCCACTCCATCGCAGACAAAACCAAATGCCAGTTGTTCGCCACCGTCGTATAGGGCCTTCATCGTTTGCAGATCGGCTGTGGTAGGATAGCAGGCATCTTCGTTGTGGTGGCAGTTTTTGCCTGTATCGGTGGCACCCAACCAGTGCTGCTGGATGGGTTGTTCCTGGGCTTTTTCCTGTAATAATTGATTGAGTTGGGTCGCGATCGCGTCTGGATCGGCATCTGGGCGGCGCATAGCTTGACAAATCTCTTGTAACGGCACCCGAATACTTGCTTGACTGGTTTTTGCCCATTGCTGCCAGGGATAGCTCAGATCGGTTAAAGCAAGAGGGCGATCGCTCTGCGTTTCGGTTTTTGATTTTAAAAGTTCCAACAACCAAACTCGACTGCCCCAAATGCGGATATTTTCTGGTTTTAACAAGCTAGAAGCCAAGCGGAATTCCCTCAAAGGCAGCCACAACCCTAACATTTGCCACAGCCAATTCAGCTGTCGCAAAGCAGACGCTTCCGACCAAACCTCCTCAATGCTGGGATACAACTTGCCGTTACCGTCAATGGGAGCATTTTCCAACAGCAAAATTTCCGTAGGGGCGTAACGCGCTGCGCCCCTTCCTGCCGGCGATTCTGCCCAGTGGCAGAATCCAAAAGGTTGCGGCAGATGCAAGCGATAGGGATATAAATACAAATACGGTAGAACGATTTGCTGGTAGCTTTCCGGAGAGAGTTGGTTCGACCTTGTTGGTGGCGTTTGCGGTGCCGTATCCAGCCAAACTTGCGGAGCAACCACCCGATACCGATTGGCAATCAAATGACCAATGGGGATTTGTGCAGCTAAGGTTCCCACTGCCCAAAGATAGCGCGTAGGTGGAGATGGTGCCAGATTTGTAACCATTTATCAAAACCCCCTATTTCACAAAAAATTAAACCAGATCGAGTCTGGGAAAACCAGCACGGTTGGGCAAATATGAATTAAACTGATGGGTAAGAGAGCAAGTGTGGTGATGGGAACGCCAAGGATGAAGAATCAGGCGATCGTTATTTCTCCCACATTCCATACCCCAAGACCCGCTAGCCAAGACTTTTGGAGAAACTGCTATGCCCGCATCTTTAGCCTCTTTACTGAATCCTACCAACGTCTGGTTGCTGGTGGGATTGGTGCTTTGCGGCGTTGAATTGTTGGTACCGACAGCGTTTGTGGTTTTCATGATGGGTGTGAGTGCCCTCTTGGTAGGTGTTGTTTCTTTGTTGGTGCCTCAAATCTCCGTACAGGTAGCGTTGTGGATGGTTTTTTCCCTGCTGTCTGTCTATGCTACCCAACGATTGCTCCCCAAGAAAACGGCAAAAAGCCTAGAAAGTGCCACCGAAGCTGAGACACTAACGGAAATTCCCCCTGGAAAAGCAGGCAGAGCGCTTTACGAGGGCAATTCTTGGCGGGCAGTATGCAGCGACGAAACCCTTGCCATCGCTGCTGGTGAAAAGGTGTATGTGGTTCGCCGGGAGGGCAATACCATTGTGGTTTTGCCGCTACGTTATTTGCGCGACTAGCAATGGCGTGGGTTGCTTTTAAGATAACAGACCATTTTTTTGAACGAACGTATTTCGGAGTTGCTGTATGAATTCCTTTTTATGGGTTTTGGCAATATTCATCGCATTTGGTTTGTCTGGATTGCGCCGGGTTAACCAAGAAACGGAAGCGATTGTGGAAATGTTGGGGCGTTACAACGGAAAAAAATTGCAGCCGGGGTTGCGCTACGTGATTCCTGTCGTGGAGAGGAAGGTATTTCACGAAACCAAACGGGAAAAAGTGATTGACATTCCGCCCCAAAAATGCTTTACCAAAGACAATGTGGCGGTGACGGTGGATGCGGTGGTTTACTGGCGCATTGTGGATATGGAAAAAGCCTACTACCGGGTGGAAAATTTAAAAGATGCCATGGTGAATTTGGTTTTAACCCAAGTGCGTTCGGAAATGGGCAAGTTGGAGTTAGACCAAACCTTTAGCGCCCGCGCCGAGGTGAACGAAATTTTGTTACAAGAGTTGGATGTAGCCACCGATCCTTGGGGAGTGAAGATTACCCGGGTGGAATTGCGG includes the following:
- a CDS encoding GTPase, yielding MVQFKTWQWIILATPMVAIAAFLLVAAGWQIYQWQINWVWAIIIVVFVGWRWLLVKWTKPVVREVEGEGNANDLAANQVLTPPEGKSEAEAQETLQKAAAVLQQTIEASRNDPPIWEDWNIFWERCKNLAVAIAQIYHPQAKYPLLNIYVTQAYGLIRGTVDDLDQWMQQLTPVLNQITVAHAYRAYKTYRQLEPSAKKALQVWNWAQWILNPAAAIANYASKPSNNRASQELLGNFNQILREAALRTLCQQAISLYGGEDLRDQVSFAPSSDSSQLAENKTQTLQEIIEQAEPSEQIEQKPVSILLVGRTGAGKSSTINTLFQADKAAVDVLPSTDQVQSYQWQAPTGETLTLWDTPGYEQAQGEDLRQATLECARQADVLLLVTPALDPALQMDVDFLQEVQGELEDLPTLVIVTQVDRLRPLREWQPPYDWENGDRPKERSIREATAYRQEVLGDRARGILPLVAADKNSDRSAWNVDRLSVALMEAIDPAKQSRLARFLRDRRSRIEATAKVIDRYTFQMSTTQGLTAMLKSPILSFLSTMTTGSPTLARLLAEQIPVEQLPMAIGKLQMAYELFSLVGPEDVGPFDFDLLSLWPLLLANQEDPDRNAWAFGHAVVEYWTAELTATQLQKRFQEYLQPPG
- a CDS encoding protein phosphatase 2C domain-containing protein, which gives rise to MVTNLAPSPPTRYLWAVGTLAAQIPIGHLIANRYRVVAPQVWLDTAPQTPPTRSNQLSPESYQQIVLPYLYLYPYRLHLPQPFGFCHWAESPAGRGAARYAPTEILLLENAPIDGNGKLYPSIEEVWSEASALRQLNWLWQMLGLWLPLREFRLASSLLKPENIRIWGSRVWLLELLKSKTETQSDRPLALTDLSYPWQQWAKTSQASIRVPLQEICQAMRRPDADPDAIATQLNQLLQEKAQEQPIQQHWLGATDTGKNCHHNEDACYPTTADLQTMKALYDGGEQLAFGFVCDGVGGHEGGEVASRLAKQALRLEIPAFLQQVAKEESMTPQQIGEQLAAILRVVNNLIAAENDKQERTNRKRMGTTLAMAFSLSPSAYVRTGEPGVACQSYREVYLVHVGDSRAYWLTKDACHLLTLDDTIATREVRQGRSFPSAANQRSDGGALTQALGTKVGTSLHPTIQRFILDEDGILLLCSDGLSDGDWLEREWSNFSPQLLSGNLSLETAVKQFIDRANECNGEDNVSVVLCHNFVAAPQVELFSPQERDRTAEEMSASSQSLFATATPRASRRRSPISPAVALVSLAVAVVVSTSVGIWIWSQVAPGSFQQFQEQISPSQ
- a CDS encoding NfeD family protein; the encoded protein is MPASLASLLNPTNVWLLVGLVLCGVELLVPTAFVVFMMGVSALLVGVVSLLVPQISVQVALWMVFSLLSVYATQRLLPKKTAKSLESATEAETLTEIPPGKAGRALYEGNSWRAVCSDETLAIAAGEKVYVVRREGNTIVVLPLRYLRD